One Xiphophorus couchianus chromosome 1, X_couchianus-1.0, whole genome shotgun sequence genomic region harbors:
- the fignl2 gene encoding fidgetin-like protein 2, producing the protein MLSPIVPYSLLKMHWNPEHAQPLSQWPEQHLDVSSTTSSPAHKGDLYSGRGRSSYNYAWANDDISALTASNLLKRYAEKYAGVLDSPYDRPPTVGTYPEPGAFGGLNGQKTELEPWPLTHNADGSYPLVPPGGHESLSSSKTVATSAGPPGVSSVSVVNSNLSDSAYSGSSSCSGSGEYPSSYNGTYLSSGFCPQPSAALPPTSLHTLQPTPTLVPSYSPNTPVYNYPPSTYPPQTSLAPSYSHPSTTYLPSGLPAPTPIPSRPTVVGGSYSYQSANLGASESGGTLKRKAFEMGVEEDDSGDRSRYRKYSYDSLKAGGTSPYGVSEKTECRGNGFSSSGSSDPQTFKPSKPSSQPLVSPQFGAGGEYSPPAGMTGENGVTEQGFTQQQHHPQSLKRPPLCSAPVEAMKSPDPQLLELINGELLDCSPALLWTELFGLTHVKAALEEDLLWPVLRPSPLARPPRTVLLFGPRGGGKTTLIRSLASQMGASFYRVSGPMLASKGKLEAEHILGSLLQVAGARQPAVILLSQVEAMEEEEGLRQIMLTILEKIQVGPTGLVILVCATGRPDLLQDAVHRSFAKKYYVSLPDMGIRQHVLLQALTPQGCTLSEREMTAVLQRTEGFSVWELLQLSQQVLSSASSPAGAMHGLATSPKTPDFTDFENAFCKVRPHTTTKDLVTCIEWSKMYSH; encoded by the coding sequence GCCTGTTAAAGATGCACTGGAACCCAGAGCATGCCCAGCCCCTCAGCCAGTGGCCCGAGCAGCACCTGGATGtctcctccaccacctcctctcCAGCCCACAAGGGGGATCTCTACTCCGGCCGTGGACGCAGCTCCTACAACTACGCCTGGGCCAACGATGACATCTCCGCCCTCACAGCCTCAAACCTCCTGAAGCGCTATGCTGAAAAGTACGCAGGCGTGTTGGACTCACCATACGACCGACCTCCTACTGTGGGAACGTACCCAGAGCCGGGGGCTTTTGGGGGCCTTAATGGCCAGAAGACAGAGCTGGAACCTTGGCCGCTGACACACAACGCTGATGGCTCTTATCCTTTGGTTCCTCCTGGAGGCCATGAGAGTCTTTCGAGCTCTAAGACTGTTGCTACATCTGCGGGTCCCCCTGGGGTGAGCAGCGTGTCAGTAGTCAACAGTAATCTGTCAGACTCGGCCTACAGTGGCAGCAGCTCCTGCAGCGGTTCAGGCGAGTATCCCTCCAGCTACAACGGCACCTATCTCTCCTCAGGGTTCTGTCCTCAGCCCAGTGCAGCACTTCCCCCCACCTCCCTTCACACTCTGCAACCCACACCCACTCTGGTGCCCAGCTACAGCCCCAACACACCAGTTTATAACTACCCACCCAGCACATACCCACCCCAGACCAGCCTTGCTCCCAGCTACAGTCATCCTTCCACAACATACCTTCCCTCAGGTCTACCAGCTCCTACACCCATCCCCTCTAGGCCCACAGTGGTTGGAGGCTCATACAGCTACCAAAGCGCCAACCTTGGAGCATCTGAGTCTGGAGGGACATTAAAGAGAAAGGCCTTTGAAATGGGCGTAGAGGAGGATGACAGTGGGGACCGGTCACGGTACAGGAAGTACAGCTATGATTCCCTGAAGGCTGGAGGAACCTCTCCCTATGGAGTGAGTGAGAAAACAGAGTGCAGGGGAAATGGATTCAGCAGCTCAGGCAGCTCAGACCCTCAAACCTTTAAGCCCAGCAAGCCTTCCTCTCAGCCCCTGGTGTCTCCTCAGTTTGGGGCTggaggggagtacagtcctccTGCAGGCATGACGGGGGAGAATGGGGTGACGGAGCAGGGCTTCACACAGCAACAGCACCACCCCCAGTCACTCAAACGCCCTCCGTTGTGTTCTGCACCTGTTGAAGCTATGAAGAGCCCAGACCCCCAACTGCTGGAGCTCATCAACGGAGAGTTGTTAGACTGCAGCCCGGCACTGCTCTGGACCGAACTGTTTGGGCTCACTCATGTCAAGGCTGCCCTGGAAGAGGACCTGCTGTGGCCCGTGTTAAGGCCCAGCCCATTGGCGCGGCCGCCAAGAACCGTCCTGCTGTTTGGTCCTAGAGGAGGGGGGAAGACGACACTGATTCGTTCTTTAGCCTCGCAGATGGGGGCTTCCTTCTACCGTGTGAGCGGACCTATGTTGGCATCTAAAGGAAAGCTCGAAGCAGAACACATTCTGGGTTCTCTGCTGCAGGTGGCAGGGGCTCGGCAACCCGCCGTGATTCTGCTCAGTCAGGTGGAAGCaatggaagaggaggaggggctGAGGCAGATAATGCTAACAATCTTGGAGAAAATCCAGGTGGGGCCCACAGGTTTGGTTATTCTTGTGTGTGCCACTGGTAGGCCAGATCTCCTGCAGGACGCGGTCCACCGGAGCTTTGCCAAGAAGTATTATGTGAGCCTCCCAGACATGGGGATCCGTCAGCATGTCCTGCTGCAGGCGCTGACGCCTCAGGGCTGCACCCTGAGCGAGAGGGAGATGACCGCTGTGCTGCAGCGCACTGAGGGCTTCTCTGTGtgggagctgctgcagctgagccAGCAGGTGCTCTCCTCAGCATCTTCCCCAGCCGGAGCCATGCACGGCCTCGCCACGTCCCCCAAAACTCCGGACTTTACAGATTTTGAGAATGCCTTTTGCAAGGTGCGCCCACACACCACCACAAAGGACCTGGTCACTTGTATAGAGTGGAGCAAAATGTACAGCCACTGA